A portion of the Candidatus Brocadia sp. genome contains these proteins:
- the rpoC gene encoding DNA-directed RNA polymerase subunit beta' — translation MADIVYDKINEYSSVKISLASPEDIRSWSYGEVKKPETINYRTYRAEKDGLFCERIFGPERNWECFCGKYKGIKHKGIICDRCGVKITHSRVRRKRMGHINLAAPIVHIWFFKAMPSRLGTLLGMKTTSLERIIYFQDYVVIETGSTQLKEYQILSEDEYKANKEKYGEQSFKAGMGAEAIRTLLQNLDLVSLSKELREELNQTKSKQRAKEIIKRLEIVEAFRDSGNKPDWMVLSVIPVIPPDLRPLVLLESGNFATSDLNDLYRRIINRNNRLKKLIDLNAPEVIIRNEKRMLQQAVDALFDNTRGKRPVLGSNNRPLKSLTDMIKGKQGRFRENLLGKRVDYSARSVIVVGPELKLHQCGLPKKIALELFQPFIIRRLKEMGLADTIKSAKKMLGRKDKEVWDILEEVVKRHPVLLNRAPTLHRMGIQAFEPILVEGNAIKLHPLVCRGFNADFDGDQMAVHLPLSIEAQVEAITLMLSTNNIFSPASGEPIITPTQDIVLGCSFLTTSLPDSQEEKYKKFSCPDEVVYALSQKKVHLHTKIEVRIKQTKIIKDRFGAEESKNGLCKTTVGRVVFNNILPDGMPFYNYTLDLKGISRIIQDCYKLLGRAKTIDLLDNIKEIGFKECTKAGLSFAVTDVKMPTKKQEIIDKTQEEIEKIQKLYRKGIITEGERYNQIIDTWTYAGERVAEEMLNELKNDVREGKRYLNPVYLMSSSGARGSSQQLRQLAGMRGLMAKPSGKIIEAPIKANFREGLGVLEYFSSTHGARKGLADTALKTADSGYLTRKLADVAQNVVITAQDCGTTNGITKSVVYRGEKVEVPLSKVITGRVARNNIVDLVKDEVIVRENELITEEKAKRIEALGYEKIKVRSPLTCELPLGLCKKCYGMDLSRGQFVEEGMAVGIIAAQSIGEPGTQLTMKTFHIGGTATRSVEESEIKAKRAGTVKYNNLNVVKNPQEKNVAINANGEILLIDSKGRQIDKHTVVLGAEVLVKENDNVVAHQVLSRWDPHMIPILTEMSGKIRFEDIVIGKTMRQESDVSTGVKRKVIMEHKGDLHPQIIIEDETGKILGLYPIPEKAHLEVEEGEFVTAGTLLAKTPREISRTEDITGGLPRVAEIFEARKPKDPAVMSEIDGVVEVGEKRRGKRTILVKSETGMEIEHLVPRGKHLKVHRGDHIKAGNPLVEGPLILQDILRISGEEELQTYMQKEVQNVYRSQNVPIDDKHIEIIIAQMLRKVKVDDVGDTSFLPGQVVDKFRFKEENKKIIGKGGKPATAKPLLMGITKASLQSDSFISAASFQETTKVLTRAALEGKVDELVGLKENVILGHLVPAGTGYKSYCSLSVVPSEVATSRELEKHEEKELVTST, via the coding sequence ATGGCAGATATAGTGTACGATAAAATTAATGAGTATAGTTCGGTGAAAATATCTCTTGCATCGCCTGAGGATATTAGAAGTTGGTCTTATGGGGAGGTAAAAAAGCCAGAAACGATTAATTATCGTACGTACAGAGCGGAGAAAGACGGTTTATTTTGCGAGCGTATTTTTGGTCCCGAGCGTAATTGGGAGTGTTTTTGCGGGAAATATAAAGGGATAAAACATAAGGGAATCATATGCGACCGTTGTGGTGTAAAGATTACACACTCCCGTGTTAGAAGAAAACGTATGGGGCATATTAATTTGGCCGCACCCATTGTTCATATTTGGTTCTTTAAGGCTATGCCATCCCGTTTAGGGACACTCCTGGGGATGAAGACCACTTCGTTGGAACGAATTATCTACTTCCAGGATTACGTTGTAATAGAGACCGGAAGTACTCAGTTAAAAGAATATCAAATACTTAGTGAAGATGAATATAAAGCGAATAAAGAAAAATATGGGGAACAATCTTTCAAGGCTGGAATGGGGGCTGAGGCAATACGGACACTGTTACAAAATCTTGATTTAGTATCACTATCAAAAGAATTGCGTGAAGAACTCAATCAAACGAAGTCGAAACAACGTGCCAAAGAAATAATTAAACGATTGGAAATTGTAGAGGCATTTAGAGATTCTGGAAATAAACCTGATTGGATGGTGCTTAGCGTTATTCCGGTTATTCCTCCTGATCTAAGGCCGCTGGTTTTGCTGGAAAGTGGGAACTTCGCCACATCTGATCTCAATGACCTATACAGGAGAATAATTAATCGGAATAATCGCTTAAAGAAGTTGATCGATTTAAACGCCCCGGAAGTAATTATAAGAAATGAAAAAAGAATGTTGCAGCAGGCGGTTGATGCCCTGTTTGATAATACGAGGGGAAAGCGTCCTGTATTGGGTAGCAATAATAGGCCCCTAAAATCATTAACCGATATGATAAAAGGCAAGCAAGGGCGTTTCAGAGAAAACTTGCTCGGGAAAAGAGTCGATTATTCTGCACGTTCAGTGATAGTTGTGGGGCCTGAGTTGAAATTGCACCAATGTGGTTTGCCGAAGAAAATAGCGCTTGAATTGTTTCAACCATTTATAATTCGAAGATTAAAAGAGATGGGACTTGCAGATACGATTAAGAGTGCTAAAAAAATGCTGGGTCGTAAAGATAAGGAAGTTTGGGATATTCTTGAAGAGGTGGTCAAGAGACATCCTGTGTTGCTCAATAGGGCACCCACATTGCATAGGATGGGAATTCAGGCTTTTGAACCCATTCTTGTGGAGGGGAATGCTATCAAATTGCATCCGTTAGTATGCCGAGGCTTCAATGCAGATTTTGATGGCGATCAGATGGCTGTACATCTTCCCCTTTCTATAGAAGCCCAGGTTGAGGCAATTACCTTAATGCTGTCTACGAATAATATCTTTTCACCGGCTTCGGGTGAACCAATTATTACTCCCACGCAGGATATCGTTTTGGGCTGTTCCTTTCTTACAACAAGTTTGCCGGATAGCCAGGAAGAAAAGTACAAAAAATTTAGTTGCCCTGATGAAGTTGTTTATGCATTGTCACAGAAAAAGGTACATTTGCACACAAAGATTGAGGTAAGAATAAAACAAACGAAAATTATAAAAGACAGGTTTGGTGCTGAAGAATCCAAAAATGGTTTATGTAAAACAACTGTAGGCCGTGTTGTTTTTAATAATATATTGCCCGATGGGATGCCTTTTTATAATTATACATTGGATTTAAAAGGTATCAGTAGAATAATTCAAGATTGTTATAAGCTTCTTGGCAGAGCAAAAACAATCGATTTGTTGGACAACATTAAAGAAATAGGTTTCAAGGAATGTACAAAAGCCGGCCTTTCATTTGCTGTTACGGACGTAAAAATGCCGACGAAGAAACAGGAGATTATTGATAAGACCCAGGAGGAGATCGAAAAAATACAGAAATTATATCGAAAAGGTATAATAACGGAGGGTGAAAGATATAATCAGATCATAGATACTTGGACCTATGCCGGTGAAAGAGTAGCAGAGGAGATGTTGAATGAGCTTAAAAACGATGTGAGGGAAGGAAAGCGGTATTTGAATCCTGTATATTTAATGTCATCATCAGGCGCAAGGGGCAGTTCTCAGCAGTTAAGACAGCTTGCCGGTATGCGTGGTTTGATGGCGAAACCTTCTGGTAAGATCATCGAGGCCCCAATAAAAGCGAATTTCAGGGAAGGGTTAGGGGTACTGGAGTATTTCAGTTCCACTCATGGTGCGAGAAAAGGATTGGCTGATACTGCTTTAAAAACAGCAGATTCTGGGTATTTGACGAGGAAATTGGCAGATGTTGCCCAGAACGTGGTTATAACAGCGCAAGATTGTGGTACTACAAACGGTATTACCAAGAGTGTTGTTTACCGCGGGGAAAAAGTCGAGGTACCATTAAGTAAGGTAATTACAGGGCGGGTTGCGAGGAATAATATCGTAGATTTGGTAAAAGACGAAGTAATTGTAAGAGAAAATGAATTAATCACGGAAGAAAAAGCAAAGAGGATAGAAGCTTTAGGATATGAAAAGATCAAAGTACGTTCACCGCTGACTTGTGAATTGCCTTTGGGGCTTTGTAAAAAATGCTACGGAATGGATTTATCACGGGGGCAATTTGTGGAGGAAGGTATGGCGGTAGGGATTATTGCGGCGCAATCGATTGGTGAACCTGGTACGCAGCTTACCATGAAAACGTTTCATATCGGTGGTACTGCAACTCGTTCGGTGGAAGAGTCTGAGATAAAAGCAAAGCGGGCCGGAACTGTAAAATATAACAATTTAAATGTAGTAAAAAATCCTCAGGAGAAAAATGTCGCCATTAACGCAAATGGTGAGATCTTACTTATAGATTCTAAGGGAAGACAAATTGATAAACATACTGTAGTGCTTGGTGCAGAGGTATTGGTCAAAGAGAATGATAACGTCGTTGCTCACCAAGTGCTATCGAGATGGGACCCCCATATGATCCCCATATTAACAGAAATGTCCGGCAAAATCCGTTTTGAGGATATTGTGATTGGCAAGACTATGAGGCAGGAGTCTGATGTTTCAACCGGTGTAAAACGGAAGGTGATTATGGAACATAAGGGAGATTTACATCCTCAAATCATTATTGAGGATGAAACAGGTAAGATCCTTGGTCTCTATCCGATCCCGGAGAAGGCGCATCTCGAAGTGGAAGAAGGTGAATTTGTTACTGCTGGGACTTTGCTTGCCAAAACTCCGAGGGAAATTTCAAGGACTGAGGATATCACAGGTGGTTTGCCGAGGGTAGCGGAGATTTTTGAGGCAAGAAAACCGAAAGATCCTGCGGTTATGAGTGAAATTGATGGTGTTGTGGAAGTTGGCGAAAAGCGCCGTGGGAAACGCACGATATTAGTTAAGAGTGAGACGGGGATGGAAATTGAACATCTTGTTCCTCGGGGTAAGCATTTAAAAGTACACAGAGGTGATCATATTAAAGCGGGTAATCCGCTGGTGGAAGGGCCTCTCATACTACAAGACATTTTAAGGATAAGTGGTGAGGAAGAGTTGCAGACATACATGCAGAAAGAAGTTCAAAATGTTTATCGGTCTCAAAATGTACCAATTGATGATAAACATATTGAGATTATTATTGCTCAAATGCTCAGAAAGGTAAAAGTGGATGATGTCGGTGACACAAGTTTTCTGCCGGGTCAAGTTGTTGACAAGTTTAGATTTAAAGAAGAAAATAAGAAAATAATAGGGAAGGGTGGAAAACCTGCAACAGCAAAACCACTATTAATGGGCATAACGAAAGCATCTTTGCAATCTGACAGTTTTATATCTGCAGCATCGTTTCAGGAAACAACCAAAGTTCTAACCAGAGCAGCGCTTGAAGGTAAAGTTGATGAGCTGGTTGGATTGAAGGAAAATGTCATTCTCGGACATCTGGTGCCAGCCGGAACAGGTTATAAGTCTTATTGTTCACTTTCTGTGGTACCAAGTGAAGTAGCCACTTCAAGAGAGTTAGAAAAACATGAGGAAAAAGAACTCGTTACGTCAACCTAA